A window of Citrus sinensis cultivar Valencia sweet orange chromosome 7, DVS_A1.0, whole genome shotgun sequence contains these coding sequences:
- the LOC127898748 gene encoding uncharacterized protein LOC127898748: protein MDGVTNRKRKEWDSSRCNECVEDGNGGGNEAARCNYGFVTFFGEAVRRIKAIDGRACITKEVRKEIGQEFKNLPPERKSKYRSQQHRADKNVEGEVKFLTRCAPDRLAALVAELTEEQKEAASEMGLGRLIQLNCGRLKRKLCSWLVERIDTASGTIDLNGSKVELSGPSFSYIMGVSDGGKPLQLEGDKSRVAEYLQKFNATSSGINIKRLSDILRNCREADDDFKVTFMLFTLCTVLCSPIGVHISSSFLFSLIHINCIRKMNWATFCFDRLMQGIIRYKEDKLAYVGGCVLYLELLFFNSIVYGGLHRDRTICPVALWNVVEIKRLLKWIEKKGGYKSTRLAIIENPAEGRPPGGGSYTCSDDECISGVNRYEWSATPLIVEGNVFEAVDTCSLSKGVVGNINIEGSSILCFVNNASAAESRQSCREQNKHLSRQYRAGPFVVPMSLHSEEIMLLEYIMAEDLDEWETLVKTKRNCLSRKTIMSLAPRRVINAEVISTLSEMLSEFQLLNGTTGHISWFLPVLDMAHVAGDDRLLEMWLRNIASNNQCCTYKGSCDRIVVPICDGIGHWYLLVVIITELRAEIWDPLASCMTTNLFLMEVHRILKCLDVVLKNERANLCPGGIIFSSCEVSHPSLKAKELHAIDCGLYVCLLMKQLHHRQRPLTEMRCDSDAERSSLILQLVNFRENLVKDKIVESATSYRRHRQAFVTVGEGEIKKQQRRNRLKSKKMGHGQRR from the exons ATGGATGGAGTGACCAATCGCAAGCGAAAGGAATGGGATTCCAGCAGGTGCAATGAATGTGTAGAAGATGGCAATGGTGGGGGAAATGAAGCTGCTCGTTGCAACTATGGATTCGTAACTTTTTT tGGGGAAGCGGTACGGCGAATTAAGGCAATCGATGGAAGGGCATGCATTACAAAAGAG gttcgaaaGGAAATTGGACAAGAATTTAAGAATTTGCCACCTGAACGGAAAAGCAAATATAGAAGTCAGCAGCATCGAGCAGACAAAAATGTGGAAGGTGAAGTCAAATTTCTCACCAGGTGTGCTCCTGACAGGCTAGCAGCCCTCGTAGCAGAATTGACAGAGGAACAAAAAGAAGCGGCATCTGAGATGGGATTGGGCAGATTGATTCAGCTGAATTGTGGAAGACTGAAAAGGAAACTATGCAGTTGGTTAGTTGAAAGGATAGACACAGCAAGTGGCACAATAGATTTAAATGGTAGTAAGGTAGAGCTTAGTGGTCCTAGTTTTAGTTACATAATGGGAGTTAGTGATGGTGGAAAACCTCTTCAGTTGGAGGGTGATAAGTCTCGAGTGGCGGAATACTTACAAAAGTTTAATGCAACATCCAGTGgaattaacattaaaagaTTGTCAGATATTTTACGTAATTGTAGGGAAGCCGACGATGATTTCAAAGTGacatttatgttatttacatTATGCACTGTATTGTGTTCTCCAATAGGGGTGCACATCAGTTcgtcatttttattttcgttGATCCATATTAACTGTATAAGGAAGATGAATTGGGCAACGTTTTGTTTCGATAGATTGATGCAAGGAATAATTAGGTACAAGGAGGACAAGCTTGCATACGTTGGTGGTTGTGTCCTATACCTAgag TTATTGTTCTTTAATTCAATTGTGTACGGAGGCCTTCATCGAGATAGAACAATCTGCCCAGTGGCACTATGGAATGTTGTCGAGATAAAGAGGTTGCTGAAGTGGATAGAGAAGAAAGGGGGTTATAAAAGCACAAGG TTGGCCATTATTGAAAACCCGGCCGAGGGGAGGCCACCTGGTGGAGGCAGTTATACTTGTTCAGATGACGAGTGTATCAGTGGCGTTAATAGATATGAATGGAGTGCAACACCTTTGATTGTAGAGGGCAATGTTTTCGAGGCAGTTGATACCTGCAGCCTGTCAAAAGGAGTTGTTGGAAACATTAATATTGAAGGTTCAAGTATACtttgttttgttaataatGCATCAGCAGCTGAAAGTCGACAATCATGTAGGGAGCAAAACAAGCATCTATCACGGCAGTACAGGGCTGGTCCATTTGTGGTTCCGATGTCACTACACTCCGAAGAGATAATGTTACTGGAATACATAATGGCTGAAGACCTAGACGAATG GGAGACACTTGTGAAGaccaaaagaaattgtttgaGTAGGAAAACCATTATGTCATTAGCACCTCGACGGGTTATCAATGCTGAG GTTATTTCTACGCTGTCCGAAATGCTGAGTGAGTTCCAGTTGCTCAATGGCACAACGGGCCACATTAGTTGGTTTCTGCCGGTGCTTGACATG GCACATGTCGCGGGTGACGATCGTTTGTTGGAGATGTGGTTACGCAATATAGCATCCAATAATCAATGTTGCACTTACAAGGGCTCATGTGATAGG ATTGTTGTCCCCATATGCGATGGGATCGGGCATTGGTACTTGCTAGTAGTTATTATTACAGAGCTGCGCGCTGAGATATGGGATCCACTGGCAAGCTGTATGACGACAAACCTATTTCTGATGGAAGTGCATCGCATA CTGAAATGTTTGGATGTGGTTCTGAAAAATGAGCGGGCAAATTTATGTCCTGGTGGTATTATATTTTCGAGTTGTGAAGTTTCACATCCATCATTAAAGGCGAAAGAGCTGCATGCCATCGATTGTGGACTATATGTTTGTCTGTTAATGAAGCAACTTCATCACAGGCAACGACCTTTGACAGAG ATGCGGTGCGATTCAGATGCAGAACGATCAAGCCTTATACTGCAGTTGGTAAACTTTCGGGAGAACTTagttaaggataaaattgtggAGAGTGCTACCAGCTACCGTAGGCATAGACAAGCATTTGTTACCGTAGGAGaaggagaaataaaaaaacagcAAAGGCGGAATAGAttgaaatcaaagaaaatgggGCATGGCCAACGAAGGTAG
- the LOC102627199 gene encoding germin-like protein subfamily 3 member 1, whose product MLHILFFFFLAFVSSSSNAMVNDFCVADLKLSDSPAGYPCVPPAMVTADDFVFSGLGVAGNTTSIINAAVTPAFVAQFPAVNGLGLSLARLDLAKGGVIPMHTHPAASEILLVVHGCITAGFISSSANTVYVKTLKKGDIMIFPQGLLHFQVNSGADGALGFVSFNSPNPGLQITDFALFANNLSSQLVEQTTFLDDATVKRLKGILGGTG is encoded by the coding sequence ATGCTTCacattctcttcttcttcttccttgcTTTCGTATCCTCTTCCTCCAATGCTATGGTTAACGACTTCTGCGTCGCTGACCTAAAGCTGTCGGATAGTCCCGCCGGCTATCCTTGCGTGCCCCCTGCTATGGTTACCGCTGACGACTTCGTATTTTCGGGCCTCGGCGTGGCCGGAAACACCACGAGTATTATCAACGCGGCAGTGACACCTGCATTTGTAGCTCAATTTCCGGCCGTGAATGGCCTCGGACTCTCCTTGGCACGCCTAGATCTTGCAAAGGGTGGCGTAATCCCAATGCACACTCATCCAGCTGCTTCCGAAATCCTTCTTGTTGTGCATGGCTGCATAACTGCCGGGTTCATTTCCTCTTCAGCTAACACTGTTTACGTAAAGACGCTTAAGAAGGGAGATATCATGATCTTTCCACAAGGGTTGTTGCATTTTCAAGTAAATTCCGGCGCGGACGGAGCCCTCGGTTTTGTTAGCTTCAACAGCCCGAATCCTGGACTCCAAATCACCGATTTCGCCTTATTTGCCAACAACTTGTCTTCCCAATTGGTGGAGCAGACCACTTTCCTTGACGATGCTACGGTGAAGAGGCTCAAGGGTATCCTTGGTGGCACCGGCTAG
- the LOC102626928 gene encoding uncharacterized protein LOC102626928 isoform X2, producing the protein MGQDENTKAQVQSNEGNNKTPKAKDEKIIKDIANYKQVTRYILKNDWKDVPTPLVDKLLSKVPRNCLQNFARDEGSGYMKYAVSTGKLNLITTLMRYNEELPNIKVEKKDDPNIKDEEKDDLLPVHMAAKAGNRDAVRHLLPKTRGPLGGRQVFVLLKFLIDSNLFDMALALLKYHPMIAGADIGESGKILESLSKRPKAFESGSRLGYCKRLLYQWIPIQEEYNPHPHPPSENVGGDLEKQLSVTSKIQLKKFFLQKIPSAFGSLRQKLKFVLWNNLMELAPSIKSIRDAKIIHEQTLEILRIVCAGAVDILNTHEEAQNVFKKPMFTAARLGIYEIVMEIMNSYFPWSLEFKNKDGYDIFKVAVEHRREKVFNIIFNFPNIYPFFMANIDEKRINILHIAAMSVPSTEVPGAALQMQRELQWFKAVENCVHPTLQDQLNDKDKTPREVFTKEHEKLVEEGEKWMKDTAGSCSVVATLIMTIVFAAAITVPGGSDSRGMPNFLEEPSFTIFGISNALALFSSVISVLIFLGILTSRFSEEDFLVSLPRKLIIGLITLFFSIACLMVAFAATVHITQFHPWKWVIIPTALLGFLPVFLFATLQFPLLIEVFASTYGPGIFHPMKFL; encoded by the exons atgggCCAGGACGAAAATACAAAAGCGCAAGTGCAGAGCAATGAGGGTAATAACAAAACTCCGAAAGCAAAAG ATGAGAAGATAATAAAGGATATTGCTAACTACAAGCAAGTTACGAGGTATATATTGAAGAATGATTGGAAAG ATGTGCCCACGCCGCTTGTAGACAAGCTTCTATCAAAAGTCCCGCGAAATTGCTTACAAAACTTTGCGAGAGATGAAGGCTCTGGATATATGAAGTATGCTGTTTCTACTGGGAAGTTAAACTTGATCACAACCCTTATGCGTTACAACGAAGAATTGCCAAACATAAAGGTCGAGAAGAAAGATGATCCAAACATAAAGGACGAGGAGAAAGATGATCTTCTTCCTGTTCATATGGCAGCGAAAGCAGGCAATAGGGACGCTGTTCGTCATCTACTTCCAAAGACTAGAGGACCCTTGGGTGGCCGTCAAGTCTTTGTCCTGCTTAAATTTCTGATTGATTCTAATCTCTTTG atATGGCTCTTGCTTTATTGAAGTACCATCCAATGATAGCCGGCGCAGATATTGGTGAGAGTGGAAAAATTTTGGAGTCATTGAGTAAAAGGCCTAAGGCGTTCGAAAGCGGGAGCCGACTTGGATATTGCAAACGCTTACTGTATCAAT GGATTCCTATACAAGAAGAGTATAATCCTCATCCTCACCCTCCTTCTGAGAATGTGGGTGGAGACCTAGAGAAGCAGCTCAGTGTAACATCAAAGATTCagttgaaaaaattctttcttcaaaaaatCCCTTCTGCATTTG GTTCTTTGCgtcaaaaattaaagtttgtgCTCTGGAACAACCTCATGGAGCTAG CCCCGAGCATAAAATCGATACGTGATGCAAAGATAATACATGAGCAAACGCTTGAAATATTAAGGATCGTGTGTGCGGGAGCGGTAGATATCTTGAATACACATGAAGAAGCACAAAATGTATTTAAGAAGCCAATGTTTACGGCTGCAAGATTGGGGATTTACGAGATTGTCATGGAAATTATGAACTCTTATTTCCCTTGGTCTTTAGAGTTCAAGAATAAAGATGGATATGACATATTCAAGGTTGCAGTTGAACATCGCCGAGAAAAAGTTTTTAacatcatatttaattttcccaacatttaccctttttttatgGCTAACATCGATGAAAAACGCATCAACATCTTGCACATAGCTGCAATGTCGGTACCTTCAACTGAAGTCCCTGGTGCAGCATTGCAGATGCAGAGGGAGTTGCAGTGGTTCAAG GCTGTGGAGAATTGTGTTCACCCAACCTTACaagatcaattaaatgataaagATAAAACACCAAGAGAGGTGTTCACTAAAGAACACGAGAAGTTAGTCGAAGAAGGTGAAAAATGGATGAAGGACACAGCTGGATCGTGCTCAGTTGTAGCTACACTCATAATGACAATAGTCTTTGCTGCAGCGATCACCGTACCAGGCGGCAGCGACAGTAGAGGAATGCCCAATTTCTTGGAAGAACCATCTTTCACAATTTTTGGAATTTCAAACGCGCTTGCACTCTTTTCATCCGTTATTTCGGTGTTGATATTCTTGGGCATCCTCACTTCACGTTTCTCAGAAGAAGATTTTCTCGTGTCCCTCCCCAGGAAATTAATCATTGGCCTCATCACCTTGTTCTTTTCAATAGCATGTTTGATGGTTGCATTTGCTGCCACAGTCCACATAACTCAGTTTCATCCATGGAAATGGGTCATTATCCCAACGGCTCTGCTTGGTTTTTTACCTGTCTTCTTATTTGCAACCCTACAGTTTCCACTCTTGATTGAAGTGTTTGCGTCCACTTACGGGCCTGGTATTTTTCATCCAATGAAGTTTCTATGA
- the LOC102626928 gene encoding uncharacterized protein LOC102626928 isoform X1: MGQDENTKAQVQSNEGNNKTPKAKDEKIIKDIANYKQVTRYILKNDWKGLEDYIMSKTPNALTCIIVDQSSIFEFIVGIPDVPTPLVDKLLSKVPRNCLQNFARDEGSGYMKYAVSTGKLNLITTLMRYNEELPNIKVEKKDDPNIKDEEKDDLLPVHMAAKAGNRDAVRHLLPKTRGPLGGRQVFVLLKFLIDSNLFDMALALLKYHPMIAGADIGESGKILESLSKRPKAFESGSRLGYCKRLLYQWIPIQEEYNPHPHPPSENVGGDLEKQLSVTSKIQLKKFFLQKIPSAFGSLRQKLKFVLWNNLMELAPSIKSIRDAKIIHEQTLEILRIVCAGAVDILNTHEEAQNVFKKPMFTAARLGIYEIVMEIMNSYFPWSLEFKNKDGYDIFKVAVEHRREKVFNIIFNFPNIYPFFMANIDEKRINILHIAAMSVPSTEVPGAALQMQRELQWFKAVENCVHPTLQDQLNDKDKTPREVFTKEHEKLVEEGEKWMKDTAGSCSVVATLIMTIVFAAAITVPGGSDSRGMPNFLEEPSFTIFGISNALALFSSVISVLIFLGILTSRFSEEDFLVSLPRKLIIGLITLFFSIACLMVAFAATVHITQFHPWKWVIIPTALLGFLPVFLFATLQFPLLIEVFASTYGPGIFHPMKFL; the protein is encoded by the exons atgggCCAGGACGAAAATACAAAAGCGCAAGTGCAGAGCAATGAGGGTAATAACAAAACTCCGAAAGCAAAAG ATGAGAAGATAATAAAGGATATTGCTAACTACAAGCAAGTTACGAGGTATATATTGAAGAATGATTGGAAAGGTTTAGAAGATTACATAATGAGCAAGACTCCAAATGCCTTAACCTGCATTATTGTCGATCAGAGTTccatttttgaatttattgttggTATACCAGATGTGCCCACGCCGCTTGTAGACAAGCTTCTATCAAAAGTCCCGCGAAATTGCTTACAAAACTTTGCGAGAGATGAAGGCTCTGGATATATGAAGTATGCTGTTTCTACTGGGAAGTTAAACTTGATCACAACCCTTATGCGTTACAACGAAGAATTGCCAAACATAAAGGTCGAGAAGAAAGATGATCCAAACATAAAGGACGAGGAGAAAGATGATCTTCTTCCTGTTCATATGGCAGCGAAAGCAGGCAATAGGGACGCTGTTCGTCATCTACTTCCAAAGACTAGAGGACCCTTGGGTGGCCGTCAAGTCTTTGTCCTGCTTAAATTTCTGATTGATTCTAATCTCTTTG atATGGCTCTTGCTTTATTGAAGTACCATCCAATGATAGCCGGCGCAGATATTGGTGAGAGTGGAAAAATTTTGGAGTCATTGAGTAAAAGGCCTAAGGCGTTCGAAAGCGGGAGCCGACTTGGATATTGCAAACGCTTACTGTATCAAT GGATTCCTATACAAGAAGAGTATAATCCTCATCCTCACCCTCCTTCTGAGAATGTGGGTGGAGACCTAGAGAAGCAGCTCAGTGTAACATCAAAGATTCagttgaaaaaattctttcttcaaaaaatCCCTTCTGCATTTG GTTCTTTGCgtcaaaaattaaagtttgtgCTCTGGAACAACCTCATGGAGCTAG CCCCGAGCATAAAATCGATACGTGATGCAAAGATAATACATGAGCAAACGCTTGAAATATTAAGGATCGTGTGTGCGGGAGCGGTAGATATCTTGAATACACATGAAGAAGCACAAAATGTATTTAAGAAGCCAATGTTTACGGCTGCAAGATTGGGGATTTACGAGATTGTCATGGAAATTATGAACTCTTATTTCCCTTGGTCTTTAGAGTTCAAGAATAAAGATGGATATGACATATTCAAGGTTGCAGTTGAACATCGCCGAGAAAAAGTTTTTAacatcatatttaattttcccaacatttaccctttttttatgGCTAACATCGATGAAAAACGCATCAACATCTTGCACATAGCTGCAATGTCGGTACCTTCAACTGAAGTCCCTGGTGCAGCATTGCAGATGCAGAGGGAGTTGCAGTGGTTCAAG GCTGTGGAGAATTGTGTTCACCCAACCTTACaagatcaattaaatgataaagATAAAACACCAAGAGAGGTGTTCACTAAAGAACACGAGAAGTTAGTCGAAGAAGGTGAAAAATGGATGAAGGACACAGCTGGATCGTGCTCAGTTGTAGCTACACTCATAATGACAATAGTCTTTGCTGCAGCGATCACCGTACCAGGCGGCAGCGACAGTAGAGGAATGCCCAATTTCTTGGAAGAACCATCTTTCACAATTTTTGGAATTTCAAACGCGCTTGCACTCTTTTCATCCGTTATTTCGGTGTTGATATTCTTGGGCATCCTCACTTCACGTTTCTCAGAAGAAGATTTTCTCGTGTCCCTCCCCAGGAAATTAATCATTGGCCTCATCACCTTGTTCTTTTCAATAGCATGTTTGATGGTTGCATTTGCTGCCACAGTCCACATAACTCAGTTTCATCCATGGAAATGGGTCATTATCCCAACGGCTCTGCTTGGTTTTTTACCTGTCTTCTTATTTGCAACCCTACAGTTTCCACTCTTGATTGAAGTGTTTGCGTCCACTTACGGGCCTGGTATTTTTCATCCAATGAAGTTTCTATGA
- the LOC102626928 gene encoding uncharacterized protein LOC102626928 isoform X3 has protein sequence MKYAVSTGKLNLITTLMRYNEELPNIKVEKKDDPNIKDEEKDDLLPVHMAAKAGNRDAVRHLLPKTRGPLGGRQVFVLLKFLIDSNLFDMALALLKYHPMIAGADIGESGKILESLSKRPKAFESGSRLGYCKRLLYQWIPIQEEYNPHPHPPSENVGGDLEKQLSVTSKIQLKKFFLQKIPSAFGSLRQKLKFVLWNNLMELAPSIKSIRDAKIIHEQTLEILRIVCAGAVDILNTHEEAQNVFKKPMFTAARLGIYEIVMEIMNSYFPWSLEFKNKDGYDIFKVAVEHRREKVFNIIFNFPNIYPFFMANIDEKRINILHIAAMSVPSTEVPGAALQMQRELQWFKAVENCVHPTLQDQLNDKDKTPREVFTKEHEKLVEEGEKWMKDTAGSCSVVATLIMTIVFAAAITVPGGSDSRGMPNFLEEPSFTIFGISNALALFSSVISVLIFLGILTSRFSEEDFLVSLPRKLIIGLITLFFSIACLMVAFAATVHITQFHPWKWVIIPTALLGFLPVFLFATLQFPLLIEVFASTYGPGIFHPMKFL, from the exons ATGAAGTATGCTGTTTCTACTGGGAAGTTAAACTTGATCACAACCCTTATGCGTTACAACGAAGAATTGCCAAACATAAAGGTCGAGAAGAAAGATGATCCAAACATAAAGGACGAGGAGAAAGATGATCTTCTTCCTGTTCATATGGCAGCGAAAGCAGGCAATAGGGACGCTGTTCGTCATCTACTTCCAAAGACTAGAGGACCCTTGGGTGGCCGTCAAGTCTTTGTCCTGCTTAAATTTCTGATTGATTCTAATCTCTTTG atATGGCTCTTGCTTTATTGAAGTACCATCCAATGATAGCCGGCGCAGATATTGGTGAGAGTGGAAAAATTTTGGAGTCATTGAGTAAAAGGCCTAAGGCGTTCGAAAGCGGGAGCCGACTTGGATATTGCAAACGCTTACTGTATCAAT GGATTCCTATACAAGAAGAGTATAATCCTCATCCTCACCCTCCTTCTGAGAATGTGGGTGGAGACCTAGAGAAGCAGCTCAGTGTAACATCAAAGATTCagttgaaaaaattctttcttcaaaaaatCCCTTCTGCATTTG GTTCTTTGCgtcaaaaattaaagtttgtgCTCTGGAACAACCTCATGGAGCTAG CCCCGAGCATAAAATCGATACGTGATGCAAAGATAATACATGAGCAAACGCTTGAAATATTAAGGATCGTGTGTGCGGGAGCGGTAGATATCTTGAATACACATGAAGAAGCACAAAATGTATTTAAGAAGCCAATGTTTACGGCTGCAAGATTGGGGATTTACGAGATTGTCATGGAAATTATGAACTCTTATTTCCCTTGGTCTTTAGAGTTCAAGAATAAAGATGGATATGACATATTCAAGGTTGCAGTTGAACATCGCCGAGAAAAAGTTTTTAacatcatatttaattttcccaacatttaccctttttttatgGCTAACATCGATGAAAAACGCATCAACATCTTGCACATAGCTGCAATGTCGGTACCTTCAACTGAAGTCCCTGGTGCAGCATTGCAGATGCAGAGGGAGTTGCAGTGGTTCAAG GCTGTGGAGAATTGTGTTCACCCAACCTTACaagatcaattaaatgataaagATAAAACACCAAGAGAGGTGTTCACTAAAGAACACGAGAAGTTAGTCGAAGAAGGTGAAAAATGGATGAAGGACACAGCTGGATCGTGCTCAGTTGTAGCTACACTCATAATGACAATAGTCTTTGCTGCAGCGATCACCGTACCAGGCGGCAGCGACAGTAGAGGAATGCCCAATTTCTTGGAAGAACCATCTTTCACAATTTTTGGAATTTCAAACGCGCTTGCACTCTTTTCATCCGTTATTTCGGTGTTGATATTCTTGGGCATCCTCACTTCACGTTTCTCAGAAGAAGATTTTCTCGTGTCCCTCCCCAGGAAATTAATCATTGGCCTCATCACCTTGTTCTTTTCAATAGCATGTTTGATGGTTGCATTTGCTGCCACAGTCCACATAACTCAGTTTCATCCATGGAAATGGGTCATTATCCCAACGGCTCTGCTTGGTTTTTTACCTGTCTTCTTATTTGCAACCCTACAGTTTCCACTCTTGATTGAAGTGTTTGCGTCCACTTACGGGCCTGGTATTTTTCATCCAATGAAGTTTCTATGA